A portion of the Algisphaera agarilytica genome contains these proteins:
- a CDS encoding ribonuclease D — MPGKRNLKTNGGWPNYRSPHRQRADAEAHAEQAAPPPVVEHDLVPDGELGVVETQDALLKLIDELRDAGRFGYDTEFIGEETFYSRFCVVQVSTPEKITLIDALAPGIDLLPFWELLAEPAVEKIVHAGLQDMEPVQRLTGKPPANVFDTQIAAAFAGQPYPMSQAKLCLAVAEADLGKSSKFSQWDRRPLTPHQKQYAANDVRYLHLVRHRIGKRLDEMGHADKARTECQQFSDPSIYRVEPLEMKLKAKGGGTLNRKEQAIVNALLLWRAEVAEERNLPMRMLLEDQILVDLAKTPVTSASEVASFKGMPWPVKEAYAQTLVDLTAAALAGPLPKRKRGYKPLSDTAQARLDELWEAAQAHCDALSIAPSMVFTKRELTALVRAEEKGKAPPTGLRIGTGWRREVLEPVLGALL; from the coding sequence ATGCCCGGCAAACGCAACCTGAAAACCAACGGCGGCTGGCCGAACTACCGCAGCCCGCACCGCCAGCGTGCGGACGCCGAGGCGCACGCGGAGCAGGCCGCCCCGCCGCCGGTGGTCGAACACGATCTGGTGCCCGATGGCGAGCTGGGCGTGGTCGAAACCCAAGACGCGCTGCTCAAGTTGATCGACGAACTGCGGGACGCGGGCCGCTTTGGTTACGACACCGAGTTCATCGGGGAAGAGACGTTTTACTCGCGGTTCTGCGTGGTGCAGGTGTCGACGCCGGAGAAGATCACGCTGATCGACGCGTTGGCCCCCGGAATTGATCTACTTCCTTTCTGGGAGTTATTGGCTGAGCCGGCGGTGGAGAAGATCGTGCATGCGGGGCTGCAAGACATGGAGCCGGTGCAGCGGCTGACGGGTAAGCCGCCGGCCAACGTGTTCGATACGCAGATCGCCGCGGCGTTTGCCGGGCAGCCGTACCCGATGTCGCAGGCCAAGCTCTGCCTGGCGGTGGCGGAGGCGGACCTGGGCAAGAGCAGCAAGTTCAGCCAGTGGGACCGCCGGCCGTTGACGCCGCATCAGAAGCAATACGCCGCGAACGACGTGCGGTACCTGCACCTGGTCCGCCACCGCATTGGCAAGCGGTTGGACGAGATGGGGCACGCCGACAAGGCGCGGACGGAGTGCCAGCAGTTTTCGGACCCGTCGATCTACCGGGTCGAGCCGTTGGAGATGAAGCTCAAGGCCAAGGGCGGCGGGACGCTGAACCGCAAGGAACAGGCGATCGTCAACGCGCTATTGCTCTGGCGGGCCGAGGTGGCGGAAGAGCGTAACCTGCCGATGCGGATGCTCCTGGAAGATCAAATCCTGGTGGACCTGGCCAAGACGCCGGTGACGTCGGCGAGCGAGGTGGCGTCGTTTAAAGGTATGCCCTGGCCTGTGAAAGAGGCGTACGCGCAGACGCTGGTGGACCTGACGGCGGCGGCGTTGGCCGGGCCTTTGCCCAAGCGCAAGCGGGGGTACAAACCGCTGAGCGACACCGCCCAAGCCCGCCTCGACGAGTTGTGGGAGGCGGCCCAGGCTCACTGCGATGCGTTGTCGATCGCCCCGTCGATGGTGTTCACCAAGCGGGAGCTCACGGCACTGGTCCGCGCGGAAGAAAAAGGCAAAGCTCCGCCGACGGGGCTGCGCATCGGCACGGGTTGGCGCCGCGAGGTGTTGGAGCCGGTGCTTGGGGCGTTGCTTTGA
- a CDS encoding GNAT family N-acetyltransferase, with protein MSIKVRGWSENDWPGMWRIIEPVVRGGETYAYSRDATELTMKRAWTELPEATFVAGDQAGALLGTYYLKANQQGPGAHVCNCGYIVGAEARGRGVATLMCEHSQAQAVAMGFRAMQFNLVVSTNAGAVRLWEKLGFEIVGRLPGAFDHPRVGEVDALVMFKRLGK; from the coding sequence ATGTCGATTAAGGTACGGGGTTGGTCGGAGAACGATTGGCCCGGCATGTGGCGGATCATCGAACCGGTGGTGCGAGGCGGGGAGACGTATGCGTACTCGCGGGACGCGACTGAGTTGACGATGAAGCGGGCTTGGACCGAGTTGCCCGAGGCGACGTTCGTTGCGGGGGACCAGGCGGGCGCGTTGCTGGGGACGTATTACCTTAAGGCGAACCAGCAGGGGCCGGGGGCGCATGTGTGCAACTGCGGGTACATCGTGGGGGCCGAGGCACGCGGCCGGGGTGTGGCGACACTGATGTGCGAACACTCGCAGGCACAGGCGGTGGCGATGGGGTTCCGGGCGATGCAATTCAACCTGGTGGTATCGACGAATGCGGGGGCGGTGCGGTTGTGGGAGAAGCTGGGATTTGAAATCGTGGGGAGGTTACCCGGAGCGTTCGATCATCCACGGGTGGGTGAGGTGGATGCGCTGGTGATGTTCAAGCGGTTGGGGAAGTAG
- a CDS encoding MlaD family protein: MNETNPTPPPASSLPAAVPVRRRRLPFAWLLPVLGLAVVGYFAYWAYTQNEPNVTLRLEDASGIKAFQTPVRCRGVEVGTVTNVALSPNGNGATVSIRLNESGLPLATPDSDWWVLRPEFSLTDVSGVESLLAGPSIEYRPGEEVPRRNKSFTALSGPPSDAGMTGGLRLFITSDQRDAIEPGTSVRFRGIPIGRVVSMRLPTHGQSVVFIAEIDLPFAHLIREKSVFWHRKRAVANLNSVSLGLGGYQIDFPRLNSALDISIDVATPDNPGEEVTADSIFQMQHAPPEDFETWAPNLIPVEEPAPTPEQDEQADADPDTPADPKPDPLGDIFNFINPFD, from the coding sequence ATGAACGAAACAAACCCCACCCCACCCCCCGCATCGAGCCTGCCCGCCGCGGTGCCGGTGCGTCGCCGCCGTCTGCCGTTTGCCTGGCTGCTGCCGGTCCTCGGGCTCGCGGTGGTGGGCTACTTCGCCTACTGGGCGTACACGCAGAACGAGCCCAACGTCACGCTCCGCCTGGAAGACGCCTCGGGGATCAAGGCGTTCCAGACGCCCGTGCGTTGCCGCGGCGTCGAGGTGGGCACGGTGACCAACGTCGCGCTCAGCCCCAACGGCAACGGCGCCACCGTGTCGATCAGGCTCAACGAATCCGGGCTGCCGCTGGCCACGCCCGACTCGGACTGGTGGGTCCTCCGCCCCGAGTTCAGCCTGACCGACGTGAGCGGTGTCGAGTCGTTGCTCGCCGGGCCGAGCATCGAGTACCGCCCGGGCGAAGAGGTGCCGCGTCGCAACAAGTCGTTCACCGCGCTCTCCGGCCCGCCGTCCGATGCAGGCATGACCGGCGGGCTGCGCCTGTTCATCACCTCCGACCAACGCGACGCCATCGAGCCCGGCACGTCCGTCCGGTTCCGCGGTATCCCCATCGGCCGGGTCGTCAGCATGCGCCTGCCCACCCACGGCCAATCGGTCGTCTTCATCGCCGAGATCGACCTGCCGTTCGCCCACCTCATCCGCGAGAAGAGCGTGTTCTGGCACCGCAAGCGGGCGGTCGCCAACCTCAACTCGGTGTCCCTCGGCCTCGGCGGCTACCAGATCGACTTCCCCCGACTCAACTCGGCGCTCGACATCAGCATCGACGTCGCCACCCCGGACAACCCCGGCGAAGAGGTCACGGCCGACTCCATCTTCCAGATGCAACACGCACCCCCCGAAGACTTCGAGACCTGGGCCCCGAATCTCATCCCTGTCGAAGAGCCCGCGCCCACGCCCGAGCAAGACGAACAAGCCGACGCCGATCCGGACACGCCCGCTGACCCGAAGCCCGATCCCCTTGGGGACATCTTCAACTTCATCAACCCGTTTGATTGA
- a CDS encoding paraquat-inducible protein A: MIQTLPGYPAGKAKCRRCDYTLRHRSPAGPIEAMFWVLLLLGCMLVATQDLFMSFTFASGQNRIAIIHPPIDTIRLGGTAVGMAVLFCTVVGPILWGLGMLYVCGGLAARMPGPGTAGILRSMHKLRPWVMLEVFLLGVLVTAGKLGHEGHLDYGRGFHLFLAALAVWIIIARRVKPHRFWELLQPSVDCPHSERAEVAPEGTDPCMTADTVVGCQTCGLAQRIPRCMADHELSCQRCGAEINEDEHKALVRSVVLVGLAAVLLLPANLVPIMRIAELGPPEPATVWEGIKVLYFGGSPALAALVFVASLCVPIAKVFVIIAMLLCRHPRRASTARCMTKLHRFVATIGRWSMVDMFVVALLIGLVRLGSLASVDPKPGAIAFLAVVVITIAAAEEINPRVFWSRTKDST; this comes from the coding sequence TTGATCCAAACCCTGCCGGGTTACCCGGCGGGCAAGGCGAAGTGTCGGCGTTGTGATTACACGCTGCGGCACCGCTCGCCGGCGGGGCCGATCGAGGCGATGTTCTGGGTGTTGCTGCTGCTGGGTTGCATGCTTGTGGCGACGCAAGACCTGTTCATGTCGTTCACGTTTGCGAGCGGGCAGAACCGCATCGCGATCATCCACCCGCCGATCGACACGATCCGGCTGGGCGGCACGGCCGTGGGCATGGCGGTGCTGTTTTGCACGGTGGTCGGGCCGATCTTGTGGGGGCTGGGGATGCTGTATGTCTGCGGCGGGTTGGCGGCCCGCATGCCCGGGCCCGGCACGGCCGGTATTTTGCGCAGCATGCACAAGCTCCGGCCGTGGGTGATGCTCGAGGTATTCCTGCTGGGCGTGCTGGTCACGGCGGGCAAGCTCGGGCACGAAGGGCACCTCGACTACGGCCGAGGCTTCCACCTGTTTCTCGCGGCGCTCGCAGTGTGGATCATCATCGCCCGCCGGGTGAAGCCGCACCGGTTTTGGGAGCTGTTGCAACCCAGCGTCGACTGCCCGCACAGCGAGCGGGCCGAGGTCGCACCGGAGGGCACGGACCCCTGCATGACCGCCGACACCGTGGTGGGGTGTCAGACCTGCGGGCTGGCGCAGCGGATCCCGCGCTGCATGGCCGACCACGAGCTGAGCTGCCAGCGGTGCGGGGCGGAGATCAATGAAGACGAACACAAGGCGCTGGTGCGCAGCGTCGTGCTGGTGGGGCTGGCGGCGGTGTTGTTGTTGCCGGCCAACCTAGTGCCGATCATGCGGATCGCCGAGCTCGGCCCGCCCGAGCCCGCGACGGTGTGGGAGGGGATCAAGGTCTTGTACTTCGGCGGGTCGCCGGCGTTGGCGGCGCTGGTATTTGTCGCCAGCCTGTGTGTGCCGATCGCCAAGGTGTTTGTGATCATCGCGATGCTGTTGTGTCGCCACCCGCGCCGGGCAAGCACGGCCCGCTGCATGACGAAACTGCACCGCTTTGTCGCGACGATCGGGCGGTGGTCCATGGTGGACATGTTCGTGGTGGCACTGCTCATCGGGCTGGTGCGGCTGGGTTCGTTGGCGTCGGTTGATCCCAAGCCGGGGGCGATCGCGTTCCTGGCGGTGGTGGTGATCACGATCGCCGCGGCCGAGGAGATCAACCCGCGCGTGTTTTGGTCGCGCACGAAGGACTCGACATGA